A genomic segment from Pseudomonas sessilinigenes encodes:
- a CDS encoding GlcG/HbpS family heme-binding protein — MSALTLKVAINLANQAIQAGRKISAAPLAIAVLDAGGHLVTLQREDGASLLRPQIAIGKAWGAIALGKGSRLLALDAQQRPAFIGALNSLGQGSVVPAPGGVLIRDQAGLVIGAIGISGDTSDIDEQCAISAIEAQGLAADAGVSA, encoded by the coding sequence ATGAGCGCTTTAACCTTGAAAGTCGCAATCAACCTGGCCAACCAGGCCATCCAGGCGGGGCGCAAGATCAGTGCCGCGCCACTGGCCATCGCGGTACTCGATGCCGGTGGTCATCTGGTGACCTTGCAAAGGGAGGATGGCGCTAGCCTGCTGCGCCCACAGATCGCCATCGGCAAGGCCTGGGGGGCGATCGCCCTGGGCAAGGGTTCGCGCCTGCTGGCGCTGGATGCCCAGCAGCGCCCGGCCTTCATCGGCGCACTCAACAGCCTGGGGCAGGGCAGCGTGGTACCGGCGCCGGGCGGGGTATTGATTCGTGATCAGGCGGGCTTGGTGATCGGCGCCATCGGCATCAGTGGCGATACCTCGGACATCGATGAGCAGTGCGCCATCAGCGCCATCGAAGCTCAGGGCCTGGCCGCGGATGCAGGCGTCAGCGCCTAG
- a CDS encoding TetR/AcrR family transcriptional regulator, which translates to MSTIRERNKELILRAASEEFADKGFAATKTSDIAAKAGLPKPNVYYYFKSKENLYREVLESIIEPILQASTPFNADGVPSEVLSGYIRSKIHISRDLPFASKVFASEIMHGAPHLSPDQVEQLNAQAKHNIECIQTWIDRGQIAPLDPHHLMFSIWAATQTYADFDWQISVVTGKAKLADEDYEAAAQTIIRLVLKGCEPESA; encoded by the coding sequence ATGAGCACCATCCGCGAGCGCAATAAAGAACTGATTCTGCGAGCCGCCAGCGAAGAGTTTGCCGACAAGGGCTTCGCTGCGACCAAGACCAGCGACATCGCCGCCAAGGCCGGGTTGCCCAAGCCCAACGTCTACTACTACTTCAAGTCCAAGGAAAACCTCTATCGCGAGGTGCTCGAAAGCATCATCGAACCCATTCTCCAGGCCTCCACTCCATTCAACGCCGACGGCGTGCCCAGCGAGGTGCTCAGCGGCTACATTCGCTCGAAGATCCACATCTCCCGCGACCTGCCCTTCGCCTCCAAGGTGTTCGCCAGCGAGATCATGCATGGCGCGCCGCACCTGAGCCCGGACCAGGTGGAACAGCTCAACGCCCAGGCCAAGCACAACATCGAGTGCATCCAGACCTGGATCGACCGTGGCCAGATCGCGCCCCTGGATCCGCACCACCTGATGTTCAGCATCTGGGCCGCGACCCAGACCTACGCCGACTTCGACTGGCAGATCTCGGTGGTCACCGGCAAGGCCAAGCTGGCTGACGAAGATTACGAAGCCGCCGCCCAGACCATCATCCGCCTGGTACTCAAGGGCTGCGAGCCCGAATCCGCATAA
- a CDS encoding glycine betaine ABC transporter substrate-binding protein, whose translation MKMRRLLGVGAAMVLALGSSLASADSKTLSIGYVDGWSDSVATTYVAAEVIKKLGYDVKLQAVATGIMWQGVATGKLDAMLSAWLPVTHGEYWAKNKDKVVDYGPNFKDAKIGLIVPEYVKAKSIEDLKTDTSFKSKIVGIDAGSGVMLKTDQAIKDYGLDYKLQASSGAAMIAELSRAEEKQESIAVTGWVPHWMFAKWKLRFLDDPKGVYGAAETVNSIGSKDLAKKAPEVAAFLKKFQWASKDEIGEVMLAIQEGAKPDVAAKDWVGKHADRVAEWTAK comes from the coding sequence ATGAAGATGCGACGACTCTTAGGCGTAGGTGCCGCAATGGTACTTGCCCTTGGCTCCAGCTTGGCCAGCGCCGACAGCAAGACCCTGAGCATCGGCTATGTCGATGGCTGGTCCGATAGCGTGGCGACGACCTACGTGGCCGCGGAGGTGATCAAGAAGCTCGGTTATGACGTCAAGCTGCAGGCGGTGGCGACCGGGATCATGTGGCAGGGCGTGGCCACCGGCAAGCTCGATGCGATGCTGTCGGCCTGGCTGCCGGTGACCCATGGCGAGTACTGGGCCAAGAACAAAGACAAGGTGGTGGACTATGGCCCCAACTTCAAGGACGCCAAGATCGGGCTGATCGTGCCGGAGTACGTCAAGGCCAAATCCATCGAGGATCTCAAGACCGATACCAGCTTCAAGAGCAAGATCGTGGGTATCGACGCCGGCTCCGGCGTCATGCTCAAGACCGACCAGGCGATCAAGGACTACGGGCTGGACTACAAGCTGCAAGCCAGCTCCGGGGCGGCGATGATCGCCGAACTGAGCCGTGCCGAGGAGAAGCAGGAGTCCATCGCGGTGACGGGCTGGGTGCCGCACTGGATGTTCGCCAAGTGGAAACTGCGCTTTCTCGATGACCCCAAAGGCGTGTATGGCGCCGCTGAAACCGTCAACAGCATCGGTAGCAAGGATCTGGCGAAGAAGGCGCCGGAGGTGGCAGCGTTCCTGAAGAAGTTCCAGTGGGCTTCGAAAGACGAAATTGGCGAAGTGATGCTGGCCATCCAGGAGGGCGCCAAGCCTGATGTTGCGGCCAAGGATTGGGTCGGCAAGCACGCTGATCGAGTGGCCGAATGGACGGCTAAATAG
- a CDS encoding beta (1-6) glucans synthase, whose product MPATPRFPALAYLLACLLGLIALCSYWYGLGQPVQLPDVASASHKLQCASYTPFDKDQSPFDQPFKLRPERMDADLALLATRFECIRTYSMSGLEALPELARKHGLKLMIGAWINSNPVDSEKEVDLLIASANANPDVVSAVIVGNEALLRKEVTGPQLARLILKVKHNVKQPVTYADVWEFWLKHPEIAPAVDFLTIHLLPYWEDDPSNIDVALNHVAEVRQVFGNRFAPKDVLIGETGWPSEGRQRETALPSRVNEARFIRGFVALAEQNGWHYNLIEAFDQPWKRASEGAVGGYWGLFDANRQDKGILAGPVSNLPFWPLWLGLGAVIFASTLVLGGRVRSAKAALLLPLLGALAACSIGTFAELTRVTSRFAGEWAWAALLLGLNLLVLAHCALALSPREGWRQRLFTTLEKRAGWWLAAAGFAAAVMALELVFDPRYRSFPSAALLLPALAFVCRPVRVPRREIALLTFIIGAAIAPQLYQEGLANQQAWGWALVSLLMVAALWRSLRARIA is encoded by the coding sequence ATGCCCGCCACCCCTCGTTTTCCCGCCCTCGCCTATCTGCTTGCCTGCCTGCTGGGCCTGATCGCCCTCTGCAGCTACTGGTACGGCCTCGGCCAGCCGGTGCAATTGCCGGATGTCGCCAGCGCCAGCCACAAGTTGCAATGCGCCTCCTACACCCCGTTCGACAAGGACCAGTCGCCATTCGACCAGCCATTCAAGCTGCGGCCCGAACGCATGGATGCCGACCTGGCGCTGCTGGCCACCCGCTTCGAGTGCATCCGCACCTACTCCATGAGCGGCCTGGAAGCCTTGCCGGAACTGGCGCGCAAGCACGGCCTGAAGCTGATGATCGGCGCCTGGATCAACAGCAATCCGGTGGACAGCGAGAAAGAGGTCGATCTGTTGATCGCCTCAGCCAACGCCAATCCGGACGTGGTCAGCGCGGTGATCGTCGGCAATGAAGCGCTGCTGCGCAAGGAGGTCACCGGCCCACAGCTGGCGCGCCTGATCCTCAAGGTCAAGCACAACGTCAAGCAGCCGGTGACCTACGCCGACGTCTGGGAGTTCTGGCTCAAGCATCCCGAAATCGCCCCCGCCGTGGACTTCCTGACCATCCACCTGCTGCCCTACTGGGAAGACGATCCATCGAACATCGACGTAGCCCTCAATCATGTGGCCGAAGTACGCCAGGTGTTCGGCAACCGCTTCGCCCCCAAGGACGTACTGATCGGTGAAACCGGCTGGCCCAGCGAGGGCCGCCAGCGCGAAACCGCACTCCCCAGCCGGGTCAACGAGGCCAGGTTCATCCGCGGTTTCGTCGCCCTGGCAGAACAGAACGGCTGGCACTACAACCTGATCGAGGCCTTCGACCAACCCTGGAAGCGCGCCAGCGAAGGGGCAGTCGGCGGCTACTGGGGGCTGTTCGATGCCAATCGCCAAGACAAGGGCATCCTCGCCGGGCCGGTCTCCAACCTGCCTTTCTGGCCGCTGTGGCTGGGACTGGGAGCGGTGATCTTCGCCAGCACCCTGGTACTCGGCGGTCGAGTCCGCAGCGCCAAAGCCGCCCTACTGCTGCCATTGCTGGGGGCCCTGGCGGCCTGCAGCATCGGTACCTTCGCAGAACTGACGCGAGTCACCAGCCGTTTCGCCGGCGAATGGGCCTGGGCAGCCTTGCTACTGGGTCTGAACCTGCTGGTCCTGGCTCACTGCGCACTGGCCCTGAGCCCACGTGAAGGCTGGCGCCAACGGCTCTTCACGACCCTGGAGAAGCGCGCCGGCTGGTGGCTGGCGGCAGCCGGCTTCGCCGCGGCGGTGATGGCACTGGAACTGGTATTCGATCCGCGTTATCGCAGCTTCCCCAGTGCCGCCCTGCTGCTGCCGGCGCTGGCATTCGTGTGCCGGCCAGTACGAGTGCCACGTCGCGAGATAGCCCTGCTGACCTTCATCATCGGTGCGGCCATCGCACCCCAGCTGTACCAGGAAGGCCTGGCCAACCAGCAAGCCTGGGGATGGGCGCTGGTCAGCCTGCTAATGGTCGCCGCCCTGTGGCGCAGCCTGAGGGCCCGTATCGCCTGA
- a CDS encoding FUSC family protein: MKLPTFRVADTWQALFAPAPSDLLFATRNLIAGGLALYLALRLDFQQPQWALTTVFIVSQSSSGMVLAKGAYRLLGTVIGALASILLIGLLGQAPLLFLLVMALWLALCTTGASLLRNHAAYGFVLAGYTAAIIALPATVAPLQVFDQAVARCSEIGLGIICACVASLVLWPRRVEQALAAQGRAAWLAGRRAAASELLGDDQRQGLLLALGSIVTVDAQRDHAWFEGAQGRRRSQALRVLSRDLLGLLRAARSVARQRQLLEPQEAQSVQALIRETSQALAAEHESPLAALAQRLEQGLADRSQSTEARLCLLQLSQVLDLVAQSARSVSALEQGLVPPGAPGALSWHRDLEQGLLGGLRSALAFLAVAAFWLLCAWPSGLGAVSICGVVLSLFAGRENPAAACLNFLKGIALSVPVAGFVGLGLLPGWDGFPLLYLGLGVPLFFASLCMSRPKLAPIASAFCIFFVNNVGPGNLMTYDLAAFLNKAMATLVGVAIAVVVLRLVSLSPGEHHYRRMFKASLFDLAQLTSRPLEQAESWFGGRMADRLIRVSRYWQMQPENRRDHWDNGLQGLDLGDELLQLRGCLDTTRGALAIERDRYLNHLAMLLRSGGPTTLRHDQLDGPTRSLLQALATAPNLPETSREMAHAALMQLQATWRRWCRQQAQAPRPEAEQAAA; encoded by the coding sequence ATGAAACTGCCGACTTTTCGTGTCGCCGATACCTGGCAAGCCCTCTTCGCTCCCGCCCCCTCGGACCTGCTGTTCGCCACCCGGAACCTGATTGCCGGTGGACTGGCGCTCTACCTGGCCCTGCGCCTGGATTTTCAACAACCGCAATGGGCCCTGACCACCGTGTTCATCGTCAGCCAATCCAGCAGCGGCATGGTCCTGGCCAAGGGGGCTTATCGTCTCTTGGGCACGGTGATCGGAGCCCTGGCATCGATCCTGCTCATCGGTCTGCTGGGCCAGGCACCGCTGCTGTTCCTGCTGGTCATGGCCCTGTGGCTGGCCTTGTGTACCACCGGCGCCTCGCTGCTGCGAAACCATGCCGCCTACGGATTCGTGCTGGCCGGCTATACCGCGGCAATCATTGCCCTGCCCGCCACCGTGGCGCCCTTGCAGGTGTTCGACCAGGCGGTGGCACGTTGTTCGGAGATCGGCTTGGGGATCATTTGCGCCTGCGTGGCCAGCCTCGTGCTCTGGCCACGCCGGGTCGAGCAGGCCCTCGCCGCCCAGGGCCGGGCAGCCTGGCTGGCCGGGCGCCGCGCCGCAGCGTCGGAACTGTTGGGGGATGACCAGCGCCAGGGCCTGCTGCTCGCCCTGGGCAGCATCGTCACCGTGGATGCCCAGCGCGATCACGCCTGGTTCGAGGGCGCACAGGGGCGCCGCCGTTCCCAGGCATTGCGCGTTCTGAGTCGTGACCTGCTGGGCCTGCTGCGCGCCGCCAGGAGCGTGGCCCGACAGCGACAGTTGCTCGAACCGCAAGAGGCACAATCGGTGCAAGCGCTGATCCGCGAAACCAGCCAGGCCCTGGCAGCCGAGCATGAGTCGCCCTTGGCCGCCCTGGCCCAGCGCCTGGAACAAGGCTTGGCCGATCGCTCGCAATCGACCGAAGCCCGTCTCTGCCTGCTGCAACTGTCCCAGGTGCTGGACCTGGTGGCGCAAAGTGCTCGTAGCGTCAGTGCCCTGGAACAGGGCCTGGTTCCTCCCGGCGCCCCAGGAGCCTTGTCCTGGCACCGAGACCTTGAGCAAGGCTTGCTGGGCGGATTGCGCAGTGCCCTGGCCTTTCTCGCCGTGGCCGCTTTCTGGCTCCTTTGCGCCTGGCCTTCGGGCCTGGGGGCGGTCTCCATCTGCGGTGTGGTGCTAAGTCTGTTCGCCGGCCGCGAGAACCCTGCAGCAGCCTGCCTGAACTTCCTCAAGGGTATCGCCCTGTCGGTTCCTGTCGCAGGCTTCGTCGGCCTCGGCCTGCTCCCCGGCTGGGATGGCTTTCCCCTGCTGTACCTGGGCCTTGGCGTGCCGCTATTTTTCGCGTCGCTCTGCATGAGCCGGCCGAAACTGGCACCGATCGCGTCGGCCTTCTGCATTTTCTTCGTCAACAACGTCGGCCCCGGCAACCTGATGACCTATGACCTGGCCGCCTTCCTGAACAAGGCCATGGCCACCCTGGTGGGCGTCGCTATTGCCGTGGTGGTGCTGCGCCTGGTCAGCCTGAGCCCGGGGGAGCATCACTACCGCCGGATGTTCAAAGCCTCCTTGTTCGACCTGGCACAGCTCACTTCAAGGCCGCTGGAGCAGGCCGAAAGCTGGTTCGGCGGACGCATGGCCGATCGCCTGATCCGCGTGTCCCGGTATTGGCAGATGCAACCCGAGAACCGCCGCGACCACTGGGACAATGGCCTCCAGGGGCTGGACCTGGGAGACGAGCTGCTACAGCTGCGCGGCTGCCTGGACACCACTCGCGGCGCCCTGGCCATCGAGCGTGATCGCTATCTGAATCACCTGGCGATGCTGCTCAGGAGCGGCGGCCCTACGACCCTGCGCCACGACCAACTGGATGGCCCGACGCGATCCTTGCTCCAGGCACTGGCAACCGCCCCCAACCTCCCCGAAACCTCACGGGAGATGGCCCACGCTGCGCTCATGCAGTTGCAGGCCACCTGGCGCCGCTGGTGCCGCCAACAGGCACAAGCCCCACGCCCGGAGGCAGAGCAAGCCGCGGCCTGA
- a CDS encoding serine/threonine protein kinase, producing MLRSLRFAALFGGLILSASALAVDVDPAGYGYPLTNPFEATIVTTPPDLRPELPSDEDIRQSDYSLTLRPEREFTLPDNFWAVKKLTYRIATQDHAAPLIFLIAGTGARYDSTLNEYLKKLYYKAGYHVVQLSSPTSFDFISAASRFATPGVTAEDAQDLYRVMQAVRAQNAKLPITDFYLTGYSLGALDAAFVSKLDETRRTFNFKKVLLLNPPVNLYTSITNLDKLVQTEVKGINNSTTFYELMLAKLTRYFQQKGYIDLTDALLYDLQQSKQHLSNEQMAMLIGTSFRFSAADIAFTSDLINRRGLITPPKYPIREGTSLTPFLKRALQCDFDCYLTEQVIPMWRARTDGGSLLQLVDQVSLYALQDYLKASPKIAVMHNADDVILGPGDLGFLRRTFGERLTVYPHGGHCGNLNYRVNSDAMLEFFRG from the coding sequence ATGCTTCGTTCCTTGCGCTTCGCCGCCCTGTTCGGCGGCCTTATCCTGAGTGCGTCCGCACTGGCGGTCGATGTCGACCCGGCCGGCTACGGCTATCCATTGACCAATCCCTTCGAAGCCACCATCGTCACCACGCCGCCGGACCTGCGCCCGGAGCTGCCTTCCGATGAAGACATCCGTCAGTCGGACTACAGCCTGACCCTGCGCCCGGAGCGTGAATTCACCCTCCCGGACAATTTCTGGGCGGTGAAGAAGCTCACCTACCGCATCGCCACCCAGGACCATGCAGCCCCGCTGATCTTCCTGATCGCCGGTACTGGCGCACGCTACGACAGCACACTCAACGAATACCTGAAGAAGCTCTACTACAAGGCCGGCTACCACGTGGTGCAGCTGTCCTCGCCCACCAGCTTCGACTTCATCAGCGCCGCCTCGCGCTTCGCCACCCCGGGCGTGACCGCCGAGGACGCCCAGGATCTCTACCGGGTCATGCAGGCTGTGCGGGCACAGAATGCCAAGCTGCCGATCACTGATTTCTACCTCACCGGCTACAGCCTCGGCGCCCTGGATGCCGCGTTCGTCAGCAAGCTCGACGAAACCCGGCGTACCTTCAACTTCAAGAAAGTCCTGCTGCTCAACCCTCCGGTCAACCTCTACACCTCGATCACCAACCTCGACAAACTGGTGCAGACCGAGGTCAAGGGCATCAACAACAGCACTACCTTCTACGAACTGATGCTGGCCAAGCTCACCCGCTACTTCCAGCAGAAGGGCTACATCGACCTGACCGATGCCCTGCTCTACGACCTGCAGCAATCCAAGCAGCACCTGAGCAACGAGCAGATGGCGATGCTGATCGGCACCTCCTTCCGCTTCTCGGCGGCTGACATCGCCTTCACCTCGGACCTGATCAACCGTCGCGGCCTGATTACCCCGCCCAAGTACCCGATCCGCGAGGGCACCAGCCTCACGCCCTTCCTCAAGCGTGCCCTGCAATGCGACTTCGACTGCTACCTGACCGAGCAAGTGATCCCGATGTGGCGCGCCCGCACCGATGGCGGCAGCCTGCTGCAACTGGTCGACCAGGTCAGCCTCTACGCCCTGCAGGATTACCTCAAGGCCAGCCCGAAGATCGCCGTGATGCATAACGCCGACGACGTGATCCTGGGCCCCGGCGACCTGGGCTTCCTGCGCCGGACCTTTGGCGAGCGCCTGACCGTCTACCCCCATGGTGGCCACTGCGGCAACCTCAACTACCGCGTCAACAGCGACGCCATGCTGGAGTTCTTCCGTGGCTAA
- a CDS encoding DUF808 domain-containing protein, with amino-acid sequence MAGSSLLVLIDDIAAVLDDVALMSKMAAKKTAGVLGDDLALNAQQVSGVRAEREIPVVWAVAKGSFRNKLILVPAALAISALAPWLVTPLLMLGGAYLCFEGFEKLAHKYLHAADAGAEPVQSQQAQVDPSLDLVAFEQDKIKGAIRTDFILSAEIIAITLGTVAGASLAQQVVVLSGIAVVMTVGVYGLVAGIVKLDDLGLWLAGKPGALARRVGAAILRAAPLMMKSLSVIGTAAMFMVGGGILTHGVPALHHLIEDLAGRSASLLGAVAVLTPTLLNAVVGVIAGALVLAAVTLAGKLWRGLRG; translated from the coding sequence ATGGCAGGAAGCAGTTTGCTGGTCTTGATCGACGATATCGCCGCGGTGCTGGATGACGTGGCCTTGATGAGCAAGATGGCGGCGAAGAAGACCGCCGGGGTCCTGGGGGATGACCTGGCCCTCAACGCCCAGCAGGTATCGGGTGTTCGTGCCGAGCGCGAGATTCCGGTGGTCTGGGCCGTTGCCAAGGGCTCGTTTCGCAACAAGCTGATCCTGGTACCGGCGGCGCTGGCCATCAGTGCCCTGGCGCCCTGGCTGGTGACGCCCTTGTTGATGCTCGGTGGCGCCTACCTGTGTTTCGAGGGTTTCGAGAAACTGGCGCACAAGTACCTGCACGCCGCCGATGCGGGTGCCGAGCCTGTGCAAAGCCAACAGGCGCAGGTCGATCCGTCGCTGGACCTGGTGGCCTTCGAACAGGACAAGATCAAGGGAGCGATCCGCACTGACTTCATTCTCTCCGCAGAAATCATCGCCATCACCCTGGGCACCGTGGCCGGCGCTTCGCTGGCCCAGCAGGTAGTGGTGCTTTCGGGAATCGCGGTGGTGATGACGGTGGGGGTCTATGGCCTGGTGGCCGGTATCGTCAAGCTCGATGACCTGGGGCTGTGGCTGGCAGGCAAGCCTGGGGCCCTGGCCAGGCGAGTTGGCGCGGCGATCCTGCGGGCGGCGCCATTGATGATGAAGAGCCTGTCGGTGATCGGTACTGCCGCGATGTTCATGGTCGGCGGCGGCATCCTGACCCATGGGGTTCCCGCCTTGCATCACCTGATCGAAGACCTGGCCGGGCGCAGTGCCTCGCTGCTCGGCGCCGTTGCGGTGCTGACGCCGACCCTGCTCAATGCCGTGGTCGGGGTCATTGCCGGGGCTCTGGTGCTGGCGGCGGTGACGCTGGCGGGCAAGCTCTGGCGTGGCCTGCGCGGTTGA
- a CDS encoding cation acetate symporter, which produces MIRRLFAALGLAAFAPALWAADALTGEVHKQPLNVSAIVMFVVFVGATLCITYWASKRNKSAADYYAAGGKITGFQNGLAIAGDYMSAASFLGISALVFTSGYDGLIYSIGFLVGWPIILFLIAERLRNLGKYTFADVASYRLGQTQIRTLSACGSLVVVAFYLIAQMVGAGKLIQLLFGLDYHVAVILVGILMCLYVLFGGMLATTWVQIIKAVLLLSGASFMALMVMKHVNFDFNTLFSEAIKVHPKGEAIMSPGGLVKDPISAFSLGLALMFGTAGLPHILMRFFTVSDAKEARKSVLYATGFIGYFYILTFIIGFGAILLVSTNPDFKDAAGALLGGNNMAAVHLANAVGGSVFLGFISAVAFATILAVVAGLTLAGASAVSHDLYASVLKKGKANEKDEIRVSKITTVTLGVLAIGLGILFESQNIAFMVGLAFSIAASCNFPVLLLSMYWKKLTTRGAMIGGWMGLISAVALMILGPTIWVQILHHEKPIYPYEYPALFSMLIAFVGIWFFSITDKSASAANERALFFPQFVRSQTGLGASGAVSH; this is translated from the coding sequence ATGATCCGCCGTCTATTCGCTGCACTCGGCCTTGCCGCGTTCGCCCCGGCCCTATGGGCCGCTGACGCCCTGACGGGCGAGGTCCACAAGCAACCCCTCAACGTATCGGCGATCGTGATGTTCGTGGTGTTCGTCGGTGCCACCTTGTGCATCACCTACTGGGCTTCCAAGCGCAACAAGTCGGCCGCCGACTACTATGCGGCGGGTGGCAAGATCACCGGTTTCCAGAATGGCCTGGCGATTGCGGGCGACTACATGTCGGCGGCGTCCTTCCTGGGGATTTCCGCCCTGGTGTTCACCTCCGGCTATGACGGGCTGATCTACTCCATCGGCTTTTTGGTGGGCTGGCCGATCATTCTGTTCCTGATCGCCGAGCGCTTGCGCAACCTGGGCAAGTACACCTTTGCCGACGTGGCGTCCTATCGCCTCGGGCAGACCCAGATCCGCACCTTGTCGGCCTGTGGTTCGCTGGTGGTGGTGGCGTTCTACCTGATTGCGCAGATGGTGGGTGCCGGCAAGCTGATCCAGTTGCTGTTCGGCCTCGACTACCACGTCGCAGTGATCCTGGTGGGCATCCTGATGTGCCTGTACGTATTGTTCGGCGGCATGCTGGCCACCACCTGGGTGCAGATCATCAAGGCGGTCCTGCTGCTCTCCGGCGCGTCGTTCATGGCCTTGATGGTGATGAAGCACGTCAATTTCGATTTCAACACGCTGTTCTCCGAAGCAATCAAGGTCCACCCCAAGGGTGAGGCGATCATGAGCCCGGGCGGCCTGGTGAAGGATCCGATCTCTGCGTTCTCGCTGGGCCTGGCGCTGATGTTCGGTACTGCGGGCCTGCCGCATATCCTGATGCGCTTCTTCACCGTGAGCGATGCTAAGGAAGCCCGCAAGAGCGTGCTCTATGCCACCGGTTTCATCGGTTACTTCTACATCCTGACCTTCATCATCGGTTTTGGCGCGATCCTGCTGGTGAGTACCAATCCAGACTTCAAGGATGCCGCGGGCGCCTTGCTGGGCGGTAACAACATGGCGGCGGTGCACCTGGCCAATGCCGTGGGTGGCAGCGTGTTCCTGGGCTTCATCTCGGCGGTGGCCTTTGCCACTATCCTGGCGGTGGTTGCCGGCTTGACCCTGGCAGGCGCTTCGGCGGTCTCCCATGACCTGTACGCCAGCGTGCTCAAGAAGGGCAAGGCCAACGAGAAAGACGAGATCCGCGTGTCCAAGATCACCACGGTGACCCTGGGTGTGCTGGCCATCGGCCTGGGCATTCTGTTCGAGAGCCAGAACATCGCCTTCATGGTGGGCCTGGCGTTCTCCATCGCGGCCAGTTGCAACTTCCCGGTGCTGCTGCTTTCCATGTACTGGAAGAAGCTGACCACCCGTGGTGCCATGATCGGTGGCTGGATGGGGCTGATAAGCGCAGTGGCGCTGATGATCCTCGGTCCGACCATCTGGGTGCAGATCCTGCATCACGAGAAGCCGATCTATCCGTATGAGTACCCGGCGTTGTTCTCGATGCTTATCGCCTTCGTTGGTATCTGGTTCTTCTCCATCACCGACAAGTCGGCCTCTGCGGCCAACGAAAGGGCGTTGTTCTTCCCGCAGTTCGTGCGTTCGCAAACCGGTCTGGGTGCCAGTGGTGCGGTATCGCACTAA
- a CDS encoding MlaA family lipoprotein, producing the protein MAKHLLLIAALLCTGYAQADNSLAGTTTAPDPDGFTEPLQQLKFNPGLDQREFERSTLSALNVYDPLESWNRRVYHFNYRFDQWVFLPVVDGYRYVTPRFLRTGVSNFFNNLGDVPNLLNSLLQFKGQRSMETTARLLLNTTIGIAGLWDPATKMGLPRQSEDFGQTLGFYGVPGGAYLVLPILGPSNLRDTAGLAVDYTAESAINFLNVAEVSKNHPELWLLRGVDKRYQTNFRYGELNSPFEYEQVRYVYTEARKLQIAE; encoded by the coding sequence GTGGCTAAACATCTCCTGCTTATCGCTGCGTTGCTCTGCACAGGCTATGCCCAGGCCGATAACAGCCTGGCCGGCACCACCACCGCCCCCGATCCCGACGGGTTCACCGAGCCACTGCAACAACTCAAGTTCAACCCGGGCCTGGACCAGCGTGAATTCGAACGCTCGACCCTCAGTGCACTGAACGTCTATGACCCGCTGGAGTCCTGGAACCGCCGGGTCTATCACTTCAACTACCGCTTCGACCAATGGGTGTTCCTGCCTGTTGTAGATGGCTACCGCTACGTGACGCCAAGGTTCCTGCGCACCGGGGTCAGCAACTTCTTCAACAACCTGGGCGACGTGCCCAACCTGCTCAACAGCCTGTTGCAGTTCAAGGGCCAGCGCTCGATGGAAACCACGGCCCGCCTGCTGCTCAACACCACCATCGGCATCGCCGGCCTGTGGGACCCGGCCACCAAGATGGGCCTGCCGCGCCAGAGCGAAGACTTCGGCCAGACCCTGGGTTTCTATGGCGTTCCTGGCGGGGCCTACCTGGTGCTGCCAATCCTCGGCCCCTCGAACCTGCGCGACACCGCCGGCCTGGCAGTGGACTACACCGCCGAATCGGCGATCAACTTCCTCAATGTCGCCGAAGTCAGCAAGAACCATCCGGAGCTCTGGCTGCTGCGCGGTGTCGACAAGCGCTACCAGACCAACTTCCGCTACGGCGAGCTGAACTCGCCGTTCGAGTACGAACAAGTGCGCTACGTCTATACCGAAGCCCGCAAGCTGCAGATCGCCGAGTAA
- a CDS encoding DUF485 domain-containing protein: MNDSIYLSIQNSPRFKELVSKRERFAWILSAIMLGLYSAFILLIAYGPQILGAKLSPTSSITWGIPIGVGLIVSAFILTAIYVRRANGEFDELNKAILKEAQQ; encoded by the coding sequence ATGAACGACAGCATTTACCTCTCGATTCAAAACAGCCCGCGTTTCAAGGAGCTGGTCAGCAAGCGGGAGCGGTTCGCCTGGATTCTTTCGGCGATCATGCTTGGGCTTTACTCGGCTTTCATTCTGCTGATCGCCTACGGGCCCCAGATCCTGGGGGCCAAGCTCAGTCCTACCTCTTCCATCACCTGGGGCATCCCCATCGGCGTTGGCTTGATTGTCTCGGCCTTCATCTTGACGGCCATCTATGTGCGGCGCGCCAACGGTGAGTTCGACGAGCTGAACAAGGCGATCCTGAAGGAGGCTCAGCAATGA